The Nicotiana tabacum cultivar K326 chromosome 14, ASM71507v2, whole genome shotgun sequence genome contains a region encoding:
- the LOC107826663 gene encoding D-amino-acid oxidase: MSVTPALPFPAISVPRNIKFRHLKTQTLFVIRSSSSHPPSMNTPQPKKVAVCGGGVIGVCTAYFLSKKGAAVTLIEQSSVACAASGKAGGFLALDWCDGGPLAPLARASFNLHRSLAEELDGPNSYGYRPLTTLSVSVTESSSSSSSSNRTGPLPSWVNGPAKSPRTIGSTNSTAQVHPQLFTKKLLSKAVEEYGVELVIGRAERVEMVEGKTKGIVLEDGREILADAVVLALGPWTKRFSLLGSLFGIYGIKAHSIVLEPKEPNTITPHALFLTYYPAHGGKPMDPEVYPRPTGEVYICGMSAREEVPDDPEQVIPVPESINALKRVAASVSSHLVEGEAAVTAEQACILPCSEDDVPIIGEVPGTKSCYVATGHSCWGILNGPATGAAMAELVLDGQASIVDLSQFTLARFASVLNK, translated from the exons ATGTCAGTGACCCCTGCACTTCCATTTCCAGCCATTTCAGTCCCCAGAAACATAAAATTCCGTCACCTAAAAACCCAAACACTCTTCGTAATAAGATCCTCGTCTTCTCACCCGCCGTCAATGAACACTCCACAACCGAAAAAGGTGGCGGTCTGCGGCGGTGGAGTCATCGGAGTTTGCACCGCCTACTTCCTATCAAAAAAAGGCGCCGCAGTTACCCTAATCGAGCAATCCTCTGTCGCCTGCGCCGCCTCTGGCAAGGCCGGAGGTTTCCTAGCCCTAGATTGGTGCGACGGCGGTCCCCTCGCGCCACTCGCACGCGCCAGCTTCAATCTTCATCGCTCGCTCGCTGAAGAGCTTGATGGGCCCAACTCCTACGGCTATCGTCCACTCACTACCCTTAGTGTCTCCGTCACCgaatcatcatcttcttcttcttcgtcgaaTCGAACTGGGCCGCTTCCTTCTTGGGTTAACGGCCCAGCTAAAAGCCCAAGAACTATTGGATCAACTAATAGCACGGCCCAAGTCCATCCACAGCTCTTTACTAAAAAATTATTATCCAAAGCAGTAGAGGAATATGGGGTTGAGCTGGTAATTGGTAGAGCAGAGAGAGTTGAAATGGTGGAGGGGAAAACGAAGGGAATTGTATTGGAAGATGGGAGAGAGATTTTGGCAGATGCAGTTGTGTTGGCACTTGGGCCTTGGACCAAGAGATTCTCTCTTTTGGGTTCACTTTTCGGGATTTATGGAATCAAAGCCCATAGTATAGTGCTGGAACCTAAAGAGCCGAATACGATCACGCCACATGCCTTGTTTCTTACTTATTATCCGGCCCATGGTGGGAAGCCCATGGACCCGGAAGTTTATCCTCGTCCAACAG GGGAAGTTTATATATGTGGAATGTCAGCTCGAGAAGAGGTTCCAGATGATCCAGAGCAGGTAATACCAGTTCCAGAATCAATAAACGCGCTTAAGAGAGTGGCTGCTAGTGTATCAAGCCATTTAGTGGAGGGGGAAGCAGCTGTGACGGCTGAACAGGCGTGTATCCTACCTTGCTCTGAAGATGATGTGCCAATTATTGGGGAAGTTCCTGGTACAAAGAGCTGTTACGTGGCAACCGGACATAGTTGTTGGGGAATTCTTAATGGTCCGGCCACAGGTGCTGCTATGGCCGAACTCGTTCTGGATGGACAAGCTAGCATAGTTGATCTTAGCCAATTTACCCTCGCAAGATTTGCTAGTGTTCTGAACAAGTAA